The proteins below are encoded in one region of Serratia symbiotica:
- a CDS encoding DUF2594 family protein, which yields MGKVDFTTSVTPETLATEIACLKATLGQNTQGKVIINMERFIAQIEDPIQAEIFKNSIQQIKHTYRQ from the coding sequence ATGGGCAAGGTTGACTTCACTACGTCTGTAACCCCGGAAACGCTGGCGACTGAAATTGCCTGTCTTAAAGCCACGCTGGGCCAGAATACACAGGGGAAGGTTATTATCAACATGGAACGCTTCATCGCACAGATCGAGGATCCGATTCAGGCTGAAATCTTCAAAAATAGTATCCAGCAAATTAAACACACCTACCGTCAATAA